In Amycolatopsis coloradensis, one genomic interval encodes:
- a CDS encoding RNA-binding protein, translating to MSFLADSLEHLVRGIVDNPDEVRVELLTTRRGRTLEVHVHPDDLGKVIGRGGRTATALRTVMGGIGGRGVRVDVVDTDR from the coding sequence GTGAGCTTCCTCGCTGACTCCCTCGAGCACCTGGTGCGCGGGATCGTCGACAACCCGGACGAGGTCCGGGTCGAGCTGCTGACCACGCGTCGTGGCCGCACGCTCGAGGTGCACGTGCACCCCGACGATCTCGGCAAGGTGATCGGCCGGGGCGGTCGTACCGCGACCGCCCTGCGCACCGTCATGGGCGGCATCGGTGGCCGCGGCGTCCGCGTGGACGTCGTCGACACCGATCGCTGA
- the rimM gene encoding ribosome maturation factor RimM (Essential for efficient processing of 16S rRNA), with amino-acid sequence MDVVVGRIAKAHGIRGELAVDVRTDSPEQRFAVGSAVTTKLRDGSSRDLTIAAAREHSGRLLVRFEEVLTRDVAETLRGALLIADTSTLPPTEDPDEFYDHELEGLRAELADGTVVGKVLEIVHSPAGELLSIEHDGREVLVPFVKAIVPAVDVPGGRVVIDPPEGLLDA; translated from the coding sequence ATGGACGTCGTAGTCGGCCGGATCGCCAAGGCGCACGGAATCCGCGGGGAGCTCGCGGTGGACGTGCGCACGGACTCGCCGGAACAGCGGTTCGCGGTCGGTTCGGCCGTCACGACGAAGCTGCGTGACGGCAGCAGCAGAGACCTCACCATCGCAGCCGCCCGCGAGCACAGCGGGCGGCTGCTGGTGCGTTTCGAAGAGGTGCTGACCAGGGACGTCGCGGAGACCCTCCGCGGCGCGCTGCTGATCGCCGACACCTCGACGCTGCCGCCGACCGAAGACCCCGACGAGTTCTACGACCACGAACTCGAAGGCCTGCGGGCCGAACTCGCCGACGGCACGGTCGTCGGCAAGGTGCTCGAAATCGTGCACTCGCCCGCCGGCGAGCTGCTGTCGATCGAGCACGACGGACGCGAGGTGCTGGTGCCGTTCGTGAAGGCGATCGTCCCGGCGGTCGACGTCCCGGGCGGCCGCGTGGTCATCGACCCGCCGGAAGGCCTGCTGGACGCCTGA
- the trmD gene encoding tRNA (guanosine(37)-N1)-methyltransferase TrmD — MRLDVVTIFPEYLDPLRAALLGRAIDRGLIEVGVHDLRDWTHDVHRAVDDAPYGGGPGMVMKPQIWGPALDDVCGENTRLVVPTPAGRPFTQAMAHQYATEEHLVFACGRYEGIDQRVIDDAARRMPVDEVSIGDYVLVGGEAAVLVMVEAVVRLLPGVLGNARSAEEDSFSDGLLEGPSYTRPEVWRDLAVPDVLRSGNHALIDRWRRDQALERTVRRRPELIGQLPEGSLDKHDLAVLERLDEDSDQAGSNT, encoded by the coding sequence ATGCGCCTCGACGTAGTCACGATCTTCCCCGAATACCTCGATCCGCTCCGCGCCGCGCTGCTCGGGCGTGCGATCGACCGCGGCCTCATCGAGGTCGGCGTGCACGACCTGCGGGACTGGACGCACGACGTCCACCGCGCCGTCGACGACGCGCCGTACGGCGGCGGGCCCGGCATGGTGATGAAACCCCAGATCTGGGGCCCCGCCCTGGACGACGTCTGCGGCGAGAACACCCGCCTCGTGGTCCCGACCCCCGCCGGGCGGCCGTTCACCCAGGCCATGGCCCACCAGTACGCCACCGAGGAGCACCTGGTGTTCGCGTGCGGCCGCTACGAGGGCATCGACCAGCGGGTGATCGACGACGCCGCGAGGCGGATGCCCGTCGATGAGGTCTCCATCGGCGACTACGTGCTGGTCGGCGGCGAGGCCGCGGTACTGGTGATGGTCGAGGCCGTCGTCCGGCTGCTGCCCGGAGTCCTCGGCAACGCCCGCTCCGCCGAGGAGGACTCGTTCTCCGACGGGCTGCTCGAAGGCCCCAGCTACACCCGGCCGGAGGTCTGGCGCGACCTGGCCGTACCGGACGTCCTGCGTTCGGGAAACCACGCGCTGATCGACCGCTGGCGCCGCGACCAGGCGCTGGAACGCACCGTGCGGCGCAGGCCCGAACTGATCGGGCAACTGCCGGAAGGTAGTCTCGACAAGCACGATCTCGCCGTCCTCGAGCGGTTGGACGAGGACAGCGACCAGGCCGGGTCGAACACCTGA
- the rplS gene encoding 50S ribosomal protein L19, producing MNTLDALDAQSLRSDIPDFRPGDTLKVHVRVIEGNRERNQIFQGVVLRRQGGGIRETFTVRKVSFGIGVERTFPVHSPNIAEVEVFKRGDVRRAKLYYLRELRGKAAKIKERRENRETTSAK from the coding sequence ATGAACACCCTGGACGCGCTGGACGCGCAGTCACTGCGTTCCGACATCCCGGACTTCCGACCGGGCGACACGCTCAAGGTTCACGTCCGCGTCATCGAGGGCAACCGCGAGCGCAACCAGATCTTCCAGGGCGTCGTGCTGCGTCGCCAGGGCGGCGGCATCCGCGAGACCTTCACGGTCCGCAAGGTGTCGTTCGGCATCGGCGTGGAGCGCACCTTCCCGGTGCACTCGCCGAACATCGCCGAGGTCGAGGTCTTCAAGCGCGGTGACGTCCGCCGGGCGAAGCTCTACTACCTCCGCGAGCTGCGCGGCAAGGCCGCCAAGATCAAGGAACGCCGCGAAAACCGCGAGACGACCTCCGCCAAGTAG
- the lepB gene encoding signal peptidase I, protein MVEPVSQNTSEDEPDRPEEERPTRASRRGRSDSKKFGKVNKKRSFWKELPILIVVALVLTILIQQFLAKVYMIPSGSMETTLHGCAGCRGDRILVDRITYDFTDPGPGDVVVFKGPPTWVGEIDTPESSNIFVTAFYGLGSLIGFAPPDERDFVKRIIATAGQTVQCCDPQNRVIVDGKALDEPYIHWEPGSNVDESGKPVQDTFEPVKVPAGYVWVMGDNRNNSSDSRRQGPIPVDNIIGKARVIVLPPGRWGGVSDHNPQANAQPLALSAPAWQQGLPLGVGVAAAWPVLFLGRRMSAGVRKAVDRRR, encoded by the coding sequence GTGGTCGAACCCGTGTCCCAGAACACTTCCGAAGACGAGCCCGATCGCCCCGAAGAGGAGCGCCCCACCAGGGCCTCCCGACGGGGCCGATCCGACTCCAAGAAATTCGGCAAGGTCAACAAGAAGCGGTCGTTCTGGAAGGAACTGCCGATCCTGATCGTCGTGGCACTCGTGCTGACGATCTTGATCCAGCAGTTCCTCGCCAAGGTCTACATGATCCCCTCGGGGTCGATGGAGACCACGCTGCACGGCTGCGCGGGGTGCAGGGGCGACCGAATCCTGGTCGACCGGATCACGTACGACTTCACCGATCCCGGCCCGGGCGACGTGGTGGTCTTCAAGGGACCGCCCACCTGGGTCGGTGAGATCGACACGCCGGAGTCCAGCAACATCTTCGTCACCGCTTTCTACGGACTGGGTTCCCTGATCGGCTTCGCGCCGCCGGACGAGCGTGACTTCGTCAAGCGGATCATCGCGACCGCCGGGCAGACGGTGCAGTGCTGCGATCCGCAGAACCGGGTGATCGTGGACGGCAAGGCGCTCGACGAGCCGTACATCCACTGGGAACCGGGTTCCAACGTGGACGAGAGCGGCAAGCCCGTCCAGGACACGTTCGAACCGGTCAAGGTGCCTGCCGGCTATGTCTGGGTGATGGGCGACAACCGCAACAATTCGAGCGACTCACGGCGCCAGGGCCCGATTCCGGTCGACAACATCATCGGTAAGGCGCGGGTCATCGTGCTTCCGCCCGGCCGCTGGGGTGGCGTTTCGGACCACAACCCGCAGGCGAACGCCCAGCCGCTGGCGCTCAGTGCGCCCGCCTGGCAGCAGGGGCTTCCCCTCGGCGTCGGTGTCGCCGCGGCGTGGCCCGTGCTCTTCCTCGGCAGGCGGATGTCGGCCGGAGTGCGCAAGGCGGTCGACCGGAGGCGGTAA
- a CDS encoding ribonuclease HII: MVRGDLFWGLQGALDRRGLGPVAGVDEAGRGACAGPLVVAACVLRPGDAARLPELTDSKVLTAKARDRVYDRVVQRAVDYSVIVIPAAEIDLFGIHVMNLEGMRRAVSALRNTPGYVLTDGFRVSGLPAPSIPVLKGDKAVACVAAASVLAKVTRDRIMGDLHDVHPHYGFDVHKGYSTTDHGAALDTHGPSPVHRWSYTNVATAAAAHRMPPPHPVVLTVAALENPSVPIRALGPYVGNNERSAAGTAAKSRGGARIS; this comes from the coding sequence GTGGTGCGTGGTGACCTCTTCTGGGGGTTGCAGGGTGCGCTGGACCGGCGGGGCCTCGGGCCCGTCGCCGGAGTCGACGAGGCAGGGCGCGGCGCTTGCGCCGGCCCGCTCGTCGTGGCCGCCTGTGTCCTGCGCCCAGGGGACGCCGCCCGCCTGCCCGAGCTCACCGACTCGAAGGTGCTCACGGCCAAGGCGCGCGACCGGGTGTACGACCGGGTCGTCCAGCGTGCCGTCGACTACTCGGTCATCGTCATCCCGGCCGCCGAGATCGACCTGTTCGGCATCCATGTCATGAACCTCGAAGGCATGCGGCGCGCCGTCTCGGCGCTGCGGAACACGCCTGGCTACGTCCTGACCGACGGATTCCGCGTGTCCGGGCTGCCCGCCCCGAGCATCCCGGTGCTCAAAGGGGACAAGGCCGTCGCGTGCGTGGCGGCGGCGTCCGTGCTGGCCAAGGTCACCCGGGACCGCATCATGGGCGACCTGCACGACGTCCACCCGCATTACGGTTTCGACGTGCACAAGGGGTACAGCACCACCGACCACGGCGCGGCGCTGGACACTCACGGTCCGAGCCCGGTCCATCGCTGGTCGTACACGAACGTGGCCACCGCGGCCGCCGCGCACCGCATGCCACCACCTCACCCGGTGGTGCTGACCGTCGCGGCACTGGAAAACCCGAGCGTGCCGATACGTGCCCTCGGCCCGTACGTGGGTAACAATGAACGCTCCGCCGCTGGAACAGCAGCAAAATCGCGAGGAGGGGCGCGGATTTCATGA
- a CDS encoding DUF2469 domain-containing protein, whose translation MSAEDLEKYETEMELSLYREYRDIVGQFSYVVETERRFYLANAVDVQVRDGGGEVYFEVRMSDAWVWDMYRPARFVKHVRVITFKDVNVEELDKPDLRLPEDGPFSG comes from the coding sequence ATGAGCGCAGAGGATCTCGAGAAGTACGAGACCGAGATGGAGCTCTCGCTTTACCGCGAGTATCGCGACATAGTCGGCCAGTTCTCGTACGTGGTGGAGACCGAGCGGCGGTTCTATCTGGCCAACGCCGTCGACGTGCAGGTGCGCGACGGCGGCGGTGAGGTGTACTTCGAGGTCCGCATGTCCGACGCGTGGGTCTGGGACATGTACCGGCCGGCACGGTTCGTCAAGCACGTCCGGGTCATCACGTTCAAGGACGTCAACGTCGAGGAACTCGATAAACCGGATCTCCGGTTGCCGGAGGACGGGCCGTTCTCCGGCTGA
- a CDS encoding YraN family protein produces the protein MTSTAEQPSAGAPHIELGRWGEELAVRHLEKTGYVVLCRNWRCRDGELDLIATDTKRLVFCEVKTRTGVGFGTPAEAVTPDKADRIRRLAYQWQRQFMLRWCPVRYDIIAIVARPDAQPKVRHIKAAF, from the coding sequence ATGACGAGCACGGCCGAACAGCCGTCCGCCGGGGCACCACATATCGAACTGGGCCGATGGGGCGAGGAGCTCGCGGTCCGGCATCTGGAAAAGACGGGCTATGTCGTCTTGTGCCGCAATTGGCGTTGCCGTGACGGCGAACTGGACCTCATAGCGACCGACACCAAACGCCTCGTCTTCTGCGAAGTGAAGACGAGGACCGGGGTGGGTTTCGGCACGCCCGCCGAGGCGGTGACCCCGGACAAGGCGGACCGCATCCGCCGTCTCGCGTACCAGTGGCAGCGCCAGTTCATGCTCCGCTGGTGCCCCGTCCGCTACGACATCATCGCGATCGTCGCCCGGCCAGACGCCCAGCCCAAGGTGCGGCATATCAAGGCGGCGTTCTGA
- a CDS encoding YifB family Mg chelatase-like AAA ATPase, translating into MALARAWSVALLGVEGRMIEIEADIGGGSPKVTMVGLPDTGLKEAKDRVRSAVRNSGRTWPDERVILGLSPANLPKVGSGYDLGIAAAVMAATGSVPATKLLNTVLLGELALDGRVRTVRGVLPGLLAARNAGYRRAVVPAESLFEAALVDGLEVGGVARLSEFVDWLKGEGELTRPGPSVVQEPPRVPDLADVVGQPEARWALEVAAAGGHHLLMTGPPGVGKTMLARRLPGLLPRLTAEESLQVTAVHSIDGSLSRSAPLVTVPPFVAPHHSISVPALIGGGSGLAVPGAISRAHRGILFLDEVCEFGPERLESLRTVLEEGEVRIARVKGAVRYPARFQLVLATNPCPCAPAKDADCTCSATVRRRYLSRLSGPLLDRVDLRVRLRPLSALSAHLSEPPEASAAVRERVLEARERAGKRWAEQGWLTNAEVPGPALRREFALPPQVTALLDRALERGAITARGADRCLRIAWTLADLKGADKPEADEVAAALNFRERSSG; encoded by the coding sequence ATGGCACTGGCGAGAGCCTGGTCCGTCGCGTTGCTCGGTGTCGAAGGCAGGATGATCGAGATCGAGGCCGATATCGGTGGTGGCTCGCCGAAGGTCACGATGGTCGGGCTGCCCGACACCGGTCTGAAGGAGGCCAAGGACAGGGTCCGCTCCGCCGTCCGCAATTCGGGGCGGACCTGGCCGGACGAGCGGGTGATCCTCGGCCTCTCACCGGCGAATCTGCCGAAGGTGGGGTCCGGCTACGACCTGGGGATCGCGGCGGCGGTCATGGCCGCGACCGGGTCGGTTCCCGCCACGAAACTGCTGAACACCGTGCTACTCGGCGAACTCGCTCTGGACGGCCGGGTGCGGACGGTCCGCGGGGTCCTGCCGGGACTGCTGGCGGCACGCAACGCGGGGTACCGGAGGGCCGTCGTACCCGCCGAGTCGCTGTTCGAAGCCGCACTAGTGGACGGCTTGGAGGTCGGCGGGGTAGCGCGGCTGAGCGAATTCGTGGACTGGCTCAAGGGCGAAGGGGAACTCACCCGTCCCGGGCCGTCCGTCGTCCAGGAGCCGCCGCGGGTACCCGACCTCGCCGACGTCGTGGGACAGCCGGAAGCGCGGTGGGCACTGGAGGTGGCCGCGGCGGGCGGGCATCACCTGCTCATGACCGGACCGCCCGGGGTCGGGAAGACAATGCTCGCTCGGCGTCTCCCAGGCCTTCTCCCGCGACTGACCGCTGAAGAGTCGTTGCAGGTGACAGCGGTCCATTCGATCGACGGTTCGCTTTCGCGGTCCGCGCCGCTCGTCACCGTGCCGCCGTTCGTCGCGCCTCATCACTCGATCAGCGTGCCCGCCCTGATCGGCGGTGGAAGCGGCCTTGCCGTGCCCGGCGCGATCAGCCGGGCGCACCGGGGAATCCTGTTCCTCGACGAGGTGTGCGAATTCGGCCCGGAGCGGCTGGAGTCGCTGCGCACGGTGCTCGAAGAGGGCGAAGTGCGGATCGCGAGGGTCAAGGGTGCCGTGCGGTACCCGGCACGGTTCCAACTGGTACTGGCGACCAATCCCTGCCCTTGCGCTCCGGCGAAGGACGCCGACTGCACGTGCTCCGCGACCGTGCGGAGGCGCTACTTGAGCCGACTCTCCGGGCCATTACTCGATCGGGTGGATTTGCGGGTTCGGCTGCGCCCGCTTTCCGCGCTCAGCGCGCACCTGAGTGAGCCGCCCGAAGCGTCGGCGGCCGTCCGGGAGCGAGTGCTGGAGGCGCGCGAACGGGCCGGAAAACGCTGGGCGGAGCAGGGCTGGCTCACGAACGCGGAGGTGCCCGGCCCGGCGCTGCGCCGTGAGTTCGCGCTGCCGCCGCAGGTCACGGCCTTGCTGGACCGAGCGTTGGAGCGGGGCGCGATCACCGCGCGCGGCGCCGACCGCTGCCTTCGCATCGCTTGGACGCTCGCCGATTTGAAGGGCGCCGACAAGCCGGAGGCGGACGAGGTCGCGGCTGCCCTGAACTTCCGAGAGAGGTCATCCGGATGA
- the dprA gene encoding DNA-processing protein DprA, with product MSELDAERIARSYLLRVAEPPAPALADFVGEFGPVAAAERVRSAECPPKVRDETAARRAHDYAERDLERAEAGEARLVIPEDDEWPAWPLLSLAVAQSRGVSGVAPPLALWVRGPARLDEAVDQAIAIVGARAATGYGEHNAAEVGYHLASRGIPVFSGAAYGIDGAAHRGALSADGTTVALLGCGVDVGYPAQHATLLRSIGKTGAVVSEYPPGTTPARHRFLVRNRLIAALTGGTVVVEAGRRSGARNTAGTAGALGKVVMAMPGPVSSAMSAGCHALIREGEATLVTSVDEILETAGRFGATGADPSKPRRRTDRLGPEALRVHDALSDRSARQVERIAAESGIPVERVRSLLPALELDGFAERGDAGWRRRTAKT from the coding sequence ATGAGTGAACTCGACGCCGAGCGCATCGCCCGGTCGTATCTCCTGCGCGTGGCCGAGCCGCCGGCACCGGCCTTGGCCGATTTCGTCGGTGAGTTCGGCCCCGTCGCCGCCGCGGAACGAGTGCGAAGTGCCGAATGCCCGCCGAAGGTGCGCGACGAGACCGCCGCGCGGCGAGCACACGACTACGCCGAGCGGGATCTGGAGCGAGCCGAGGCGGGCGAGGCCCGTCTCGTCATCCCGGAAGACGACGAATGGCCGGCCTGGCCGTTGCTTTCGCTGGCCGTGGCCCAAAGCAGGGGCGTTTCCGGCGTGGCGCCACCGCTGGCGCTGTGGGTACGCGGCCCCGCGAGGCTCGACGAGGCCGTGGACCAGGCGATCGCGATCGTCGGTGCCCGCGCGGCGACCGGGTACGGCGAGCACAACGCGGCCGAGGTGGGCTACCACCTCGCGAGCCGTGGCATTCCGGTGTTCTCCGGGGCGGCGTACGGCATCGACGGCGCGGCCCACCGCGGGGCGTTGAGCGCGGACGGTACGACGGTCGCCTTGCTCGGCTGCGGTGTCGACGTCGGCTATCCGGCCCAGCACGCGACCTTGTTGCGCTCCATCGGTAAGACCGGCGCGGTGGTCAGCGAGTACCCGCCGGGCACCACACCCGCGAGGCATCGCTTCCTCGTCCGGAACAGGCTCATCGCGGCGCTCACGGGAGGGACCGTCGTGGTCGAGGCGGGCAGGCGAAGCGGCGCGCGGAACACCGCGGGGACGGCCGGAGCGCTCGGCAAGGTCGTGATGGCCATGCCAGGACCGGTGTCTTCGGCGATGTCCGCCGGCTGTCACGCGCTGATCCGCGAAGGCGAGGCCACGCTGGTGACTTCGGTCGACGAGATCCTCGAAACGGCGGGACGGTTCGGGGCGACGGGAGCGGATCCGTCGAAACCGCGCCGTCGCACCGATCGGCTCGGTCCGGAGGCGCTGCGAGTGCACGACGCGCTCTCCGATCGGTCGGCGAGGCAGGTGGAACGGATCGCCGCCGAGTCCGGCATCCCGGTCGAACGTGTCCGTTCGCTGCTTCCGGCGCTCGAACTCGACGGCTTCGCGGAAAGGGGTGACGCAGGGTGGCGAAGACGGACCGCCAAGACCTGA
- a CDS encoding tyrosine recombinase XerC: protein MPSTEGPHGTGKRARRPDLRAARAALPEPVRKLIDDYERHLSLERGLSAHTVRAYLGDVVSLMGFVDGNGGRFSDLDIGTLRGWLARQREEGASRTTLARRAAAARTFTAWAHRVGALASDPGGRLVAPRAHRKLPGVLRAEQASDVMRFSAAGAEQRDPVALRDSAIVELLYATGVRVSELCGLDVGDVDFSRRVVLVLGKGGKERVVPFGVPAEAALRAWLDEGRGRLAVEAKGPAEAALFLGARGGRLDPRAARRVVHEAVGSVPGANDMGPHGLRHSAATHLLEGGADLRSVQELLGHATLATTQLYTHVTVDRLKAIHDRAHPRAR from the coding sequence ATGCCGTCGACCGAAGGTCCCCACGGCACGGGGAAACGCGCCCGCAGACCCGATCTGCGCGCCGCCCGTGCCGCGCTGCCGGAGCCTGTCCGGAAGCTGATCGACGACTACGAGCGGCACCTTTCCCTCGAACGCGGGCTGTCCGCGCATACGGTACGTGCCTACCTCGGCGACGTGGTGTCGCTGATGGGTTTCGTGGACGGGAACGGTGGCCGGTTCTCCGACCTCGACATCGGGACGCTGCGCGGCTGGCTCGCCCGGCAACGCGAGGAAGGGGCGAGCCGGACGACGTTGGCCAGGCGAGCCGCGGCAGCCCGCACCTTCACCGCGTGGGCCCACCGAGTCGGGGCGCTCGCGTCGGATCCGGGTGGGCGGCTGGTGGCGCCGCGCGCGCATCGCAAGCTTCCCGGGGTTCTCCGCGCGGAGCAGGCCAGTGACGTCATGCGCTTCTCAGCCGCCGGTGCCGAACAGCGCGACCCGGTGGCTTTGAGGGACAGTGCCATCGTGGAACTGCTCTACGCGACCGGTGTGCGGGTCTCGGAACTGTGCGGGCTGGATGTGGGCGACGTCGATTTCTCCCGCCGGGTCGTGCTCGTGCTGGGCAAGGGCGGCAAGGAACGTGTCGTGCCGTTCGGCGTCCCCGCCGAAGCGGCCTTGCGGGCGTGGCTGGACGAGGGCAGGGGAAGGCTCGCCGTCGAAGCGAAGGGGCCCGCGGAGGCGGCGCTCTTTTTGGGAGCGCGGGGAGGCAGGCTCGATCCGCGGGCGGCCCGCCGGGTCGTCCACGAAGCCGTCGGTTCGGTGCCGGGCGCGAACGACATGGGACCGCACGGCCTGAGGCATTCCGCGGCCACCCATCTGCTCGAAGGGGGTGCTGATCTTCGAAGCGTTCAGGAACTGCTTGGTCACGCTACGCTGGCCACAACGCAGCTCTACACTCATGTGACCGTCGATCGGCTGAAGGCGATCCACGACCGCGCGCACCCCCGGGCCCGATGA
- a CDS encoding FliA/WhiG family RNA polymerase sigma factor — protein MTADPHVTEAAGKHRPGGDGPAVAPEARTGYEVDAGIQALWREFTESPDQIVRDRLVLHYAPLVKYVAGRVGTGLPTHVDVGDLIQSGIFGLVDAIEKFEPARGLRFETYAMQRIRGAILDDLRSQDWVPRAVRSKAREAERALERLGARLNRTPTDAELAAELEISVDDLREFYGQMQLTSVIALEDLVAAGKDSGSLVDTLPDDGAVDPVAVLVDQDNRRQLAQAIAQLTERDRIVVGLYYFESLTLAEIGKVLGVTESRVSQLHTRAVMRLRAKLVEQA, from the coding sequence ATGACCGCCGACCCACATGTCACCGAAGCCGCCGGGAAACACCGCCCCGGCGGGGACGGTCCTGCCGTCGCGCCCGAAGCGCGGACCGGCTACGAAGTGGACGCCGGGATCCAGGCGCTGTGGCGTGAGTTCACCGAGTCTCCCGACCAGATCGTGCGCGACCGGCTCGTGCTGCACTACGCCCCGCTCGTCAAGTACGTCGCCGGCCGGGTCGGCACCGGGCTGCCGACCCATGTCGACGTCGGAGACCTGATCCAATCCGGGATCTTCGGCCTGGTCGACGCGATCGAGAAGTTCGAACCCGCCAGGGGCCTGCGCTTCGAGACCTACGCCATGCAGCGCATCCGGGGCGCGATCCTCGACGACCTCCGCTCCCAGGACTGGGTCCCCAGAGCGGTACGCAGCAAGGCCCGCGAAGCCGAGCGCGCCCTGGAACGCCTTGGCGCCCGGCTGAACCGCACCCCGACCGACGCCGAGCTCGCGGCCGAGCTCGAAATCAGCGTCGACGACCTTCGTGAGTTCTACGGCCAGATGCAGCTGACCAGCGTCATCGCGCTGGAAGACCTGGTCGCCGCGGGCAAGGACAGCGGCTCGCTGGTCGACACCCTGCCCGACGACGGCGCCGTCGACCCGGTGGCCGTCCTGGTCGACCAGGACAACCGCCGTCAGCTCGCGCAGGCGATCGCCCAGCTCACCGAACGCGACCGGATCGTGGTCGGTCTGTACTACTTCGAAAGCCTGACGCTCGCCGAGATCGGCAAGGTCCTCGGCGTCACCGAGTCTCGGGTCAGCCAGCTGCACACCCGCGCCGTCATGCGGTTGCGCGCCAAACTGGTCGAGCAGGCCTAG